A window from Prochlorococcus marinus CUG1435 encodes these proteins:
- a CDS encoding glycosyltransferase family 4 protein produces MTQYYPPEIGAPQNRLSSLALSLKRDKHNVEILTTMPNYPKKELFKKYRNLNYLEEKINNIKITRTSIYIPKNKRKLNLLLMYFSFVFSSIFQFRIKNKKFDYVICESPPLFLGISAFYLSLRSKAKLIFNVSDLWPESAERLGIIKNRIFLFPAYFLEWLIYKYAFLVTCQTKGILNNINKRYPKVKTYWFPNGFDKSILKSKRDKYFPKNFKKKGKKLIIYGGLLGHAQGLKTILRAKKWIRKNYPSINKGLEIVFIGDGPEKDDLQKSNQLMGTNVTFLPADIKSKFISKLRNADACIIPLRKLDIFKGAIPSKIFDALALGIPIILGVDGEARELFIEKANAGIFYEPENHQELAKGLIKIYNNKNLENKILGKNGKAFVFNNFDRDHLNKKLINHLAEKNCFANSNR; encoded by the coding sequence TTGACTCAATATTACCCTCCAGAGATTGGAGCACCTCAAAATAGATTGAGTTCATTGGCTTTATCACTAAAAAGGGATAAACATAATGTTGAGATTCTTACTACTATGCCAAATTATCCCAAAAAAGAACTTTTTAAAAAATATAGAAACTTAAATTATTTAGAAGAAAAAATAAATAATATTAAAATAACAAGAACTTCTATTTATATTCCCAAAAATAAAAGAAAATTAAATTTATTGTTAATGTATTTTTCATTTGTTTTTAGCTCAATATTTCAATTTCGTATAAAAAATAAAAAATTTGATTATGTTATTTGTGAATCTCCTCCTTTATTTTTAGGTATTTCTGCTTTTTATCTTTCACTGAGATCAAAAGCCAAATTAATTTTTAATGTTTCTGATCTTTGGCCAGAATCTGCAGAAAGACTTGGAATAATAAAAAACAGAATATTTCTATTCCCAGCATATTTTCTTGAATGGTTAATTTATAAGTATGCATTTTTAGTTACCTGTCAAACAAAAGGGATTTTAAATAACATAAACAAAAGATATCCTAAGGTTAAAACTTATTGGTTTCCAAATGGATTTGATAAATCAATTTTGAAATCCAAGCGAGATAAATATTTTCCTAAAAATTTCAAAAAGAAAGGTAAGAAGCTGATTATTTATGGTGGCTTATTAGGACATGCACAAGGTTTAAAAACTATTTTAAGAGCAAAAAAATGGATAAGAAAAAATTATCCATCAATAAATAAAGGTTTAGAAATAGTTTTCATAGGAGACGGACCTGAAAAAGATGATTTGCAAAAATCAAATCAATTAATGGGAACGAATGTTACTTTTTTACCTGCTGATATCAAAAGTAAATTCATCTCTAAACTAAGGAATGCAGATGCATGTATTATTCCATTAAGGAAATTAGATATCTTTAAGGGGGCTATACCTTCTAAAATTTTTGATGCTTTAGCACTGGGTATCCCTATAATTCTTGGGGTAGATGGAGAGGCTAGAGAATTATTTATAGAAAAAGCAAATGCAGGAATTTTTTATGAGCCAGAAAATCATCAAGAATTAGCGAAAGGATTAATAAAAATTTATAATAATAAAAATCTAGAAAATAAAATATTAGGAAAAAATGGCAAAGCATTTGTTTTTAATAATTTTGATAGAGATCACTTAAACAAAAAACTAATAAATCATCTTGCGGAGAAAAATTGTTTTGCAAATTCTAATCGCTGA
- a CDS encoding acyltransferase → MKSLRLNQLRYFLPLSLIQTTTLFLPDFIIFMKFRGFLSSFFVKKCGKKLMLGRDITFYNPQNLYLGDNVYISKSAWINSYKKVNIGNEVLIAPNVVIASANHTYKNQSFRNSKPVGEKIEIMDGSWIGANSVITAGSIIGKGCFVSPCSVVRGKFDDNYMIGGNPAKYIKPLK, encoded by the coding sequence ATGAAATCTTTAAGACTTAACCAATTAAGATATTTTTTACCACTATCTCTTATACAAACTACAACCTTATTTTTACCTGATTTTATTATATTTATGAAATTTAGAGGTTTTTTATCAAGTTTTTTCGTAAAAAAATGTGGAAAAAAACTTATGCTTGGAAGAGATATAACATTTTACAATCCCCAAAATCTTTATTTGGGAGATAATGTATATATCTCTAAAAGTGCTTGGATAAATTCCTATAAAAAGGTAAACATAGGCAATGAAGTTTTAATTGCTCCAAATGTAGTAATAGCATCTGCGAATCATACTTATAAAAACCAGAGTTTTAGAAATAGTAAGCCAGTTGGTGAAAAAATTGAAATAATGGACGGCTCTTGGATTGGAGCTAATTCTGTAATTACTGCTGGATCGATAATTGGCAAAGGTTGTTTTGTTTCTCCTTGTTCGGTGGTAAGAGGCAAATTTGATGATAACTATATGATTGGTGGTAATCCAGCAAAATATATAAAACCTTTAAAATGA
- a CDS encoding phenylacetate--CoA ligase family protein, whose protein sequence is MITLTKGLILKLATNLYNKSPELIRNIGLNTYGYYLKRRKYGGNFREYCREFRERSFYSESEWNTYQTKKLRKLLLHSYKNVPYYRSSLKKAGFKEIDLKNFKLNELANIPILSKNELRKYCSSELLSEKRPSGIFIPSSGSTGTPVKIFFSRKFHQLWSAAFEVRIREWAGVSKEDARGTIGGRRVVPTYKTKPPFYKYNIFEKQLYFSAYHINENTINNYFEGISRFCPDYLTGYANSIFFLAQLFEENNFNAPKMKAIITNSEELTPKMSELFQKVFGCKTYNSYSGVEACGLFSQTSNDEFVNNQDIGILELMDNQGKIINSYKKEGEIIFTGLLNFDQPLIRYKIGDTASYSSKRCIDKRIRMPIIEKLGGRIEDVILGQDGRMMVRFHSIFLEIKGLCSAQIAQYSYTRIKVFLIVEETYIYDISENIIKSRIKSQLGENINIEFEYIDKPILSKSGKFLSVISYL, encoded by the coding sequence TTGATTACCTTAACCAAGGGGTTAATTCTTAAATTAGCTACAAATTTATACAATAAATCTCCTGAACTCATAAGAAATATAGGTTTAAATACTTATGGATATTATTTAAAGAGAAGAAAATATGGTGGAAATTTTAGAGAATATTGTAGAGAATTCAGGGAAAGAAGTTTTTACTCAGAATCTGAGTGGAATACTTATCAAACTAAAAAATTAAGAAAATTACTTTTACATTCATACAAGAATGTTCCTTATTACAGAAGTTCCCTAAAAAAGGCTGGATTTAAAGAAATTGATTTAAAGAACTTTAAATTAAATGAATTAGCAAACATACCAATCCTATCTAAAAATGAATTAAGAAAATATTGTAGTTCAGAACTATTATCAGAAAAAAGACCAAGTGGGATTTTTATTCCTTCTAGTGGTTCAACTGGTACACCAGTTAAAATCTTTTTTAGCAGAAAATTTCATCAATTATGGTCTGCCGCATTTGAGGTGAGAATAAGAGAATGGGCAGGAGTATCCAAAGAAGATGCTAGAGGAACAATTGGAGGAAGAAGAGTAGTCCCAACATACAAAACAAAACCACCTTTTTATAAATATAATATTTTTGAAAAACAACTCTACTTTTCCGCATACCACATTAACGAAAATACAATAAATAATTATTTTGAAGGAATATCTAGATTTTGTCCTGATTATTTAACTGGCTATGCAAATTCAATTTTTTTTCTTGCGCAATTATTTGAAGAAAACAATTTTAATGCACCTAAAATGAAAGCAATAATAACTAATAGCGAAGAATTAACTCCAAAAATGTCAGAATTGTTCCAAAAAGTTTTTGGTTGCAAAACCTATAATTCATATAGTGGGGTAGAAGCTTGTGGTTTATTCTCGCAAACCTCGAATGATGAATTTGTAAATAATCAAGATATAGGGATTCTTGAATTAATGGATAATCAAGGTAAGATTATCAACTCTTATAAAAAGGAAGGAGAAATAATTTTTACTGGTTTACTAAATTTCGATCAGCCATTAATTCGATATAAGATCGGTGATACAGCATCTTATTCGAGCAAAAGATGCATTGATAAAAGAATTAGAATGCCTATTATCGAAAAATTAGGAGGCAGGATCGAAGATGTAATTTTAGGGCAAGATGGTAGAATGATGGTTAGATTTCATAGTATTTTCCTAGAAATAAAAGGACTTTGCAGTGCTCAAATTGCTCAATATTCTTACACTAGAATAAAGGTATTTTTAATAGTAGAAGAAACTTATATATATGATATTTCAGAAAATATAATTAAATCTAGGATAAAGAGTCAATTAGGTGAAAATATAAATATCGAATTCGAATATATAGATAAACCCATTCTTAGTAAATCAGGTAAGTTTTTATCAGTAATTTCTTACTTATAA
- a CDS encoding polysaccharide biosynthesis/export family protein codes for MKLKFNKKILYIVSFFIYFFIGSINTNLLAKDNKSYDQLVANEENNFDEDLTDKYIIGSGDVLNLLVFGHPDFSSLLNILNDGSVQIPFYGNTNLDGLTLTQAEKKIHKLISKNIISPVISINLVQRRPVRVSVVGEIVRPGLYTIGSSSVPATQNSQRLVLENNIIPKISDVIKQAGGLTVSSDASNILIKRVLPGKEKNYKIARVNLYELIFNGDQNQNLTLFDGDVVIINKAEDTSTSYGKLGNSTLAPDQIAIYVVGEVRKPGKIVMKANSLFNEALIEAGGLLSKTSSKNVSLLRKNNNGTFNSKKIAVDFYKPLSEKNNPMLQNEDTIIVGKKFISKLTEGLGIISAPAKEIMPFFQLNDLINELDD; via the coding sequence ATGAAGTTGAAGTTTAATAAAAAAATTTTATATATTGTTAGTTTTTTTATATATTTTTTTATAGGTTCTATAAACACAAATCTCCTGGCTAAAGATAATAAATCTTATGATCAATTAGTAGCAAATGAAGAAAATAATTTTGATGAAGATTTAACTGATAAATATATAATTGGTTCAGGAGATGTTTTAAATCTATTAGTTTTTGGTCATCCCGATTTTTCTAGTCTTTTAAATATTCTTAATGATGGAAGTGTTCAAATACCCTTTTATGGAAATACTAATTTAGATGGTTTAACTCTTACTCAAGCAGAAAAAAAGATTCATAAGTTAATTTCAAAAAATATTATTAGCCCTGTTATTTCTATAAATTTAGTTCAAAGGAGGCCAGTTAGAGTTTCAGTTGTTGGGGAGATTGTTCGTCCCGGGCTTTATACTATTGGTTCTTCAAGTGTTCCAGCAACTCAAAATTCTCAAAGACTTGTACTTGAAAATAATATTATCCCAAAAATCTCTGATGTTATAAAACAGGCAGGAGGTTTAACTGTTAGTTCTGACGCTTCAAATATTTTAATTAAAAGAGTTTTGCCAGGTAAAGAAAAAAATTATAAAATCGCAAGGGTTAATCTTTATGAGCTTATTTTTAATGGTGATCAGAATCAGAATTTAACTTTATTTGATGGAGATGTAGTAATAATAAACAAAGCCGAAGATACTTCTACCTCTTATGGAAAACTCGGAAATTCAACTTTAGCACCAGATCAAATTGCAATTTATGTTGTTGGTGAAGTAAGAAAACCTGGCAAAATAGTAATGAAGGCGAACTCTTTGTTTAATGAAGCATTAATAGAGGCAGGGGGACTTTTAAGTAAAACATCAAGTAAGAATGTTTCCTTATTAAGAAAAAATAATAATGGTACTTTTAATTCTAAGAAAATAGCAGTTGATTTCTACAAGCCTCTTTCAGAAAAAAATAATCCAATGCTACAAAATGAAGATACTATAATCGTTGGTAAAAAATTTATATCTAAATTAACAGAGGGTCTAGGAATAATTTCTGCGCCTGCTAAAGAAATAATGCCTTTTTTCCAGTTGAATGATTTAATTAATGAGTTAGATGATTAA
- a CDS encoding glycosyltransferase: MKSILFIGSFLSSSTGTISVVEKLGNIWVKNNTFKLQYSSRKNNKIFRLINIIYDVFTFKGDLIHIDVFSGFSLIIPYFAASISYLKCKKIYLTLRGGGIPFHYKKNKFIYDNLFKFSNKISSPSKFIIINLPKKYNINYLPNPIDKNLFKPPAQSVKRVNLLWVRAFSKIYNPKTPINALKILIVKYPNLKLTMVGPDKGELSKCQKLIKKLKLENNINILGHIDHYQLPEIYKNHYIYLNTTSFESFGSALCEAAACQMVIISSIVGEIPLTWEDKKNILFFKNKDHSDLASKIEFVLSNPIFSESISKESLKRIQCYSTDVISEKWIDYLNQGVNS, encoded by the coding sequence ATGAAAAGTATATTGTTTATTGGTTCATTCTTGTCTTCATCAACAGGAACAATTTCAGTAGTTGAAAAGTTGGGAAATATTTGGGTAAAAAATAATACATTCAAATTACAATATAGTTCCAGAAAAAATAACAAAATTTTTCGCTTAATAAATATTATTTATGATGTATTTACTTTTAAGGGTGATTTAATTCATATAGATGTTTTTAGTGGTTTTTCATTAATCATTCCATATTTTGCGGCATCTATATCTTATTTGAAATGTAAGAAAATCTACCTAACACTTAGAGGCGGAGGCATACCTTTTCACTACAAGAAAAATAAATTTATCTATGATAACCTTTTTAAATTTAGTAACAAAATATCATCTCCTTCAAAATTTATAATAATCAATTTGCCAAAAAAATATAATATTAATTATTTACCAAATCCTATTGATAAAAATTTATTCAAACCTCCTGCCCAATCAGTAAAAAGAGTAAATTTACTTTGGGTAAGAGCTTTTTCTAAAATATATAATCCTAAGACTCCAATTAATGCCCTCAAAATATTAATTGTCAAATACCCCAACTTAAAGTTAACAATGGTTGGTCCAGATAAAGGAGAATTATCAAAATGTCAAAAACTTATAAAGAAACTAAAGCTTGAAAATAACATAAATATTCTGGGACATATTGACCATTATCAACTTCCTGAAATTTACAAGAATCATTATATATATTTAAATACAACAAGTTTTGAAAGCTTTGGATCTGCCTTATGTGAGGCGGCGGCCTGCCAAATGGTAATAATTTCATCAATAGTTGGTGAAATACCTTTAACTTGGGAAGATAAAAAAAATATATTATTTTTTAAAAATAAAGATCATTCTGACCTGGCATCTAAAATTGAATTTGTTCTCAGTAACCCCATATTCTCTGAGTCAATATCTAAAGAGAGTCTTAAGCGAATTCAGTGTTATAGTACTGATGTGATTTCTGAAAAGTGGATTGATTACCTTAACCAAGGGGTTAATTCTTAA
- a CDS encoding polysaccharide deacetylase family protein yields MFHNIVPDNISKTLEIPPHNLKTSEFLKIIKIVNKLFKIISLKDYVENYIKRGRFPYSKCAITFDDGTASSLENGIQFLCRKNIPVTIFISTCQIHNKKILDGYYLAALCLESKYESIQIENYTFPLKTFTQKVYTYKKLQKIVNHKSKDQLIENLINSYPVMGESIKFYRGLTKYEIEANLEKFSCLNIASHSNNHYSLEEMDFDTQYKEIKDSLDIISSLNGTNKLYFSYPYGEYNNDTLKVLTSLGLSASFAVKPKNLNINKAFEIERIGIYKSNFLYVLAKILKYQLRI; encoded by the coding sequence ATGTTTCATAATATAGTTCCAGATAATATATCTAAAACCCTAGAAATTCCGCCGCATAATTTAAAGACCTCAGAATTTTTAAAAATTATAAAGATAGTAAACAAATTATTCAAAATAATTAGTTTAAAAGATTACGTTGAGAATTATATAAAGAGAGGTAGATTTCCTTACTCTAAATGTGCCATAACATTTGATGATGGGACTGCTTCATCTTTAGAAAACGGTATCCAGTTTCTATGTCGTAAGAATATTCCCGTAACTATTTTTATTTCAACTTGCCAAATTCATAATAAGAAAATATTAGATGGTTATTATTTAGCGGCTTTATGTCTAGAAAGTAAATACGAATCAATACAAATAGAAAATTATACTTTTCCTTTGAAAACATTTACTCAAAAAGTTTATACCTATAAAAAACTACAAAAAATCGTTAACCATAAATCAAAAGATCAATTAATTGAAAATTTAATAAATTCTTATCCCGTCATGGGAGAATCAATAAAATTTTATAGAGGTTTAACTAAATATGAAATTGAAGCTAACTTAGAAAAATTTAGTTGTTTGAATATTGCCTCTCATTCAAATAATCATTACAGTCTTGAAGAAATGGATTTTGATACCCAATATAAAGAAATAAAAGATTCTTTAGATATTATTTCTTCTCTTAATGGAACAAATAAACTATATTTTTCATATCCATATGGCGAATATAATAATGATACATTAAAAGTTTTAACATCTCTAGGATTATCTGCTTCCTTTGCAGTAAAGCCAAAGAATTTAAATATTAATAAAGCATTTGAGATTGAGAGGATAGGGATATATAAAAGCAATTTCTTATATGTTTTAGCTAAAATTTTAAAATATCAATTAAGAATATGA
- a CDS encoding glycosyltransferase — protein sequence MKILFHYHTPAIQKGSGIYMPAYLGLFIDSIAKYYEEIILLLHLPNKKQKEITKYKLKSNNIKLVSLSVHSNIPHRYLLAPFFINKLFKLRNNVDNLLLRASTPYLPFVYLFWKKNTTLLFVSDANKGLDELNQNYLKLNLIKVWAHICNKFELSFAKKSNVIVNSYTLLEKFKKINKEVKLISTTTIEEKEIFYRKDTCLSSPYKLLFSGRISRNKGIFDLIGALYILRQKGFEVNLNIVGFFENDRLKDELKSTISKLNLNSFISIKGFFNAGPQLLKWYRNSDIFVMPTRSEGEGFPRVIWEAMASSLPVLATDLPGIKEKVNDSIKTFQKCSPEEIAKAITFVIENKKYRQELIIKGVNSVKEITLEKQAKIISKIIQS from the coding sequence ATGAAAATATTATTTCATTATCATACACCTGCTATTCAAAAAGGTTCAGGCATATATATGCCTGCTTACTTAGGTTTATTTATAGATAGCATTGCAAAATACTATGAAGAAATAATATTACTTTTGCATTTACCTAATAAAAAACAGAAAGAAATAACAAAATATAAATTAAAATCAAATAATATCAAATTAGTCTCTTTATCAGTACATTCTAATATTCCACATAGATATCTACTAGCTCCTTTTTTTATAAATAAATTATTTAAGCTAAGAAATAATGTGGATAATTTATTATTGAGGGCATCAACTCCATACCTACCATTTGTATACCTTTTTTGGAAAAAGAATACAACACTACTTTTTGTATCTGATGCAAATAAAGGTTTAGATGAACTAAATCAAAATTACTTAAAATTAAATCTTATTAAAGTCTGGGCTCATATCTGTAACAAATTTGAGCTAAGTTTTGCGAAGAAATCTAATGTGATTGTTAATTCATATACTCTTTTAGAAAAATTTAAAAAAATTAATAAAGAAGTTAAATTAATAAGCACAACAACAATAGAGGAAAAAGAAATTTTTTATAGAAAAGATACATGTTTATCATCACCATATAAATTGCTTTTTTCTGGAAGAATATCTAGAAATAAAGGTATCTTTGATCTTATAGGAGCATTATATATACTTAGACAAAAAGGATTTGAGGTAAACTTGAATATAGTTGGTTTTTTTGAAAATGATAGATTAAAAGACGAACTTAAATCAACAATTAGTAAATTAAATTTAAATTCATTTATTTCTATAAAGGGTTTCTTTAATGCAGGTCCTCAATTACTAAAATGGTACAGAAATTCTGATATTTTTGTAATGCCTACCAGATCAGAAGGTGAAGGTTTCCCGAGAGTAATATGGGAAGCTATGGCATCAAGCTTGCCAGTATTAGCAACTGATCTTCCAGGCATAAAAGAAAAAGTTAATGATTCAATAAAAACCTTCCAAAAATGCAGTCCCGAAGAGATTGCGAAAGCTATTACCTTTGTTATAGAAAACAAGAAGTATAGACAAGAATTGATAATAAAGGGCGTTAATTCCGTAAAAGAAATAACCTTAGAAAAACAAGCCAAAATTATCTCCAAAATCATACAAAGTTAA
- a CDS encoding DegT/DnrJ/EryC1/StrS aminotransferase family protein, translating to MKIPFSPPYIDQFVIDQVTSTLKNKWITTGPKVELLEKKISEYYGFDFCVGVNSWTSGAILILKWLGIKEDDEVIIPAYTYAATALAIIHAGGKPVIVDVDNDFNININEIKKNINSKTKAIMGVDIAGYQAKYGAIIEILKTEECISKFRPSNNLQRNIGRPLVIADSAHCLGGRFKPIADFHIFSFHAVKNFTTAEGGMIASNLKNYFNLNDLYKRLKRLTINGQTKDAFSKSKDGSWKYDIVEAGLKCNLPDINAAIALGQLKSKEKIIKRRKEIFKFYQSFFSKFSWSELPPFEEKSKCIESSCHIYMLRIIGINEKKRDFIIDKLFDKGINVNVHYIPLPLLTYFKNLGYEIKTTPNSYNLYSREISLPIYPSLKEKEVLYICENLRSIVEELI from the coding sequence ATGAAGATACCTTTCTCTCCTCCTTACATCGATCAATTTGTTATTGATCAAGTTACATCTACATTAAAAAATAAATGGATAACCACTGGTCCTAAAGTAGAACTTCTTGAGAAGAAGATATCTGAATACTATGGTTTTGATTTTTGTGTTGGAGTCAATTCTTGGACAAGTGGTGCAATACTTATACTTAAGTGGCTCGGTATTAAGGAGGATGATGAAGTTATAATTCCAGCTTATACATATGCAGCAACTGCTCTAGCGATAATTCATGCTGGGGGTAAGCCAGTAATAGTAGATGTTGATAATGATTTCAATATTAATATAAATGAAATCAAGAAAAATATTAACTCTAAAACTAAAGCAATTATGGGAGTTGATATTGCTGGATATCAGGCAAAATATGGTGCAATAATTGAGATATTAAAAACTGAAGAATGTATTAGTAAATTTAGACCGAGTAATAATCTTCAAAGAAATATTGGAAGACCATTAGTAATAGCAGATTCTGCGCATTGTTTAGGAGGTAGATTCAAACCAATAGCTGATTTTCATATATTTTCTTTCCACGCAGTTAAAAACTTTACTACTGCTGAAGGAGGAATGATCGCCTCAAACTTAAAAAATTATTTCAATTTGAATGATTTGTACAAAAGGCTAAAAAGACTTACCATAAATGGGCAGACAAAAGACGCGTTTTCAAAATCCAAAGATGGTAGTTGGAAATACGATATCGTTGAGGCAGGATTAAAGTGCAATTTACCTGATATAAATGCGGCTATTGCTCTAGGTCAATTAAAAAGCAAAGAAAAAATAATCAAAAGAAGAAAAGAAATCTTTAAATTTTATCAATCATTCTTTTCAAAATTTTCTTGGTCAGAACTCCCGCCTTTTGAGGAAAAATCAAAATGCATTGAATCTTCTTGCCATATATATATGCTAAGAATAATTGGTATTAATGAAAAGAAGAGAGATTTTATAATTGATAAATTATTCGATAAAGGTATAAATGTAAATGTGCACTATATTCCTCTACCTCTTCTAACATATTTTAAAAATTTAGGATATGAAATTAAAACTACCCCAAATTCCTATAATTTGTACTCTAGAGAAATATCTCTACCAATTTATCCATCTCTTAAAGAAAAGGAGGTTTTGTATATTTGTGAGAATTTGAGATCAATCGTTGAAGAATTAATATGA
- a CDS encoding sugar transferase, with amino-acid sequence MKSFFLKRFFDFLLSTIIFLFTFPFFILISFLILTFDGPPIFYVQKRVGLMGKQFNIYKFRTMKNKKEKNRKFYSFTLHKDKRVTKIGHFLRNFKFDELPQLINVLKGDMSFVGPRPELKFFTDLYDKKQKEIFLIRPGVTGISSLLFRNESNFLKEEKNPEFIYRDCILPLKLELGLIYKKHSNIITDLNIILITIFLIFIKKNLLISDFLIKKSFRKDISKIEKKISKLSI; translated from the coding sequence ATGAAAAGTTTTTTTCTGAAAAGATTTTTTGATTTTTTACTTTCAACAATAATATTTTTGTTTACTTTCCCTTTTTTTATATTAATTTCATTTTTAATATTAACGTTTGATGGGCCACCCATATTTTATGTTCAAAAAAGAGTTGGCCTAATGGGCAAACAATTTAATATATATAAGTTCCGAACAATGAAAAATAAAAAAGAAAAAAATAGAAAATTTTATTCATTTACATTACATAAGGATAAAAGAGTTACTAAAATTGGACATTTTCTTAGAAATTTTAAATTTGATGAGTTACCTCAATTAATTAATGTTTTGAAAGGTGATATGAGTTTTGTGGGTCCCAGACCAGAATTAAAATTCTTTACTGATTTATATGATAAAAAACAAAAAGAGATCTTTTTAATAAGACCAGGTGTTACAGGTATTTCATCACTACTTTTCAGGAATGAATCTAATTTCCTAAAAGAAGAGAAAAATCCTGAATTTATTTACCGTGATTGTATCTTGCCTTTGAAATTAGAATTAGGATTAATTTATAAAAAACATTCGAATATAATTACAGATCTCAATATTATTTTGATTACGATCTTTCTTATTTTCATTAAAAAAAACTTATTAATTTCAGATTTTCTTATAAAAAAAAGTTTTAGAAAAGATATTTCAAAAATAGAAAAAAAAATTTCTAAACTTTCAATTTAG